Proteins from a genomic interval of Neovison vison isolate M4711 chromosome 4, ASM_NN_V1, whole genome shotgun sequence:
- the ZNF425 gene encoding zinc finger protein 425, producing MAEAGPVTMTFDDVALYFSEQEWEILEKWQKEMYQQVMKTNYETLDSLGGIFSKPNLITWIEQGRMLLIRDRGPLEKNMTFSPSTDEQWDLQKTGKLLYFGDQGTLGAKEEEGHLNGLKQGSCATLAGHERKILSDQRAALQHPSLQEIGIVHRKLDLGASGQDKNNPGHKRTGTPDHLEIPPGPRFYSCFVCGKVFQLKRDLVKHKRSHSKSQPCKYSKYKNKSRGNPELRWHRMILRKKQRFQCGKCEKSYCLRCTLVTHHWVVHSGQQRYPCPECDKTFQCKATLKKHLRLHKREKPFSCEQCGKGFIQRRKLTEHHRVHTGEKPFQCPECHRSFRLQRSLKAHLCQHNEKKPFHCPECGRSFSRKAAVKAHQRTHSGEKPFSCDECGRKFTHKTKLTEHIRVHTGEKPFQCPECKKSFRLKRSLKAHLFQHSGKKPFQCPECDRSFSWKNAMKAHQRLHSEEKPFSCGECGKRFTRPSKLTRHGRVHSRRKEFSCGECKKTFPRQSRLTEHLKVHSREKPFSCSECPRSFSRHSHLTEHMRLHSGEDPFQCPECDKSFFWKASMKFHQRIHRDEKPFACGECGKTYTQRSQLTEHQRIHSGEKPFQCPECHKSFRLKGNLKSHLLQHSDKKPFSCVKCGKSFTQQYRLTEHIRVHSGEKPFQCPECDKSYCIRGSLKVHLHTHSGEKPFRCSECGKGFLQKRSLKTHLHHHRGERPFSCDECGRSFTYMGALNTHVGVHAKEEPFGV from the exons ATGGCGGAGGCGGGTCCG GTAACGATGACTTTTGATGATGTGGCCTTATACTTTTCGGAGCAAGAGTGGGAGATCCTGGAGAagtggcagaaggaaatgtatcAGCAAGTGATGAAGACCAATTATGAGACTCTTGATTCGCTGG GTGGCATTTTCTCCAAGCCGAATTTGATCACCTGGATAGAACAAGGGAGAATGCTCTTAATCAGAGACCGGGGACCCTTGGAGAAAAACATGACTTTTAGCCCTTCTACTGATGAGCAGTGGGACTTGCAGAAGACTGGAAAGTTGCTGTATTTTG gtGACCAAGGAACTCTCGGGGCAAAAGAGGAGGAAGGCCATTTAAATGGTCTAAAGCAGGGTTCATGTGCTACCTTAGCAGGGCATGAAAGAAAGATCTTATCAGATCAAAGAGCTGCGTTACAGCATCCAAGTCTCCAAGAAATAGGGATTGTACATAGGAAACTCGACCTCGGAGCATCTGGTCAGGATAAGAACAATCCAGGGCATAAGCGGACAGGTACTCCAGACCACCTGGAAATTCCACCAGGACCCAGATTTTATTCCTGCTTTGTCTGTGGGAAGGTCTTTCAGCTAAAGAGGGACTTGGTAAAGCACAAAAGAAGCCACTCGAAGAGCCAGCCCTGTAAATACTCCAAGTACAAAAACAAATCCAGAGGGAACCCCGAGCTCAGATGGCACCGGATGATCCTACGTAAGAAGCAGCGTTTCCAGTGTGGCAAGTGCGAGAAGAGCTACTGTCTCAGATGCACCCTGGTCACTCACCACTGGGTCGTTCACTCGGGGCAGCAGCGCTATCCATGCCCCGAGTGTGACAAGACCTTCCAGTGTAAAGCCACTTTGAAGAAGCATCTGCGTTTGCACAAAAGGGAGAAGCCATTTTCCTGTGAGCAGTGTGGCAAGGGTTTCATCCAGCGACGCAAGCTCACGGAGCACCACAGGGTGCACACTGGGGAGAAGCCTTTCCAGTGTCCGGAGTGCCACAGAAGCTTCCGCCTACAGAGGAGTTTGAAGGCCCATCTTTGCCAACACAACGAGAAGAAGCCCTTCCATTGTCCAGAATGTGGCAGAAGCTTCTCCCGGAAGGCTGCCGTGAAGGCCCACCAGAGAACGCACAGTGGAGAGAAGCCGTTCTCTTGTGACGAGTGTGGTAGGAAGTTCACACACAAGACGAAACTCACTGAACATATCAGAGTCCATACCGGAGAGAAGCCCTTCCAGTGTCCTGAGTGTAAGAAAAGTTTCCGCCTGAAGAGAAGCCTGAAAGCCCATCTGTTTCAGCACAGTGGGAAGAAGCCCTTCCAGTGTCCCGAGTGTGACCGGAGCTTCTCTTGGAAGAATGCCATGAAGGCCCATCAGCGTTTACATAGTGAGGAGAAGCCATTCTCCTGTGGCGAGTGTGGCAAGAGGTTCACCCGGCCCTCTAAGCTCACTCGCCACGGCAGAGTGCACAGCAGGCGAAAGGAATTCTCCTGTGGTGAATGCAAAAAGACCTTTCCTCGGCAGTCGAGGCTCACGGAGCACCTCAAAGTCCACAGCAGAGAAAAGCCCTTCTCGTGTTCTGAGTGCCCCCGGAGCTTTAGCCGACACTCGCACCTCACTGAGCACATGAGACTTCACAGTGGGGAGGATCCTTTCCAGTGTCCCGAGTGTGACAAGAGCTTCTTCTGGAAGGCCTCCATGAAATTCCACCAGCGGATACACAGGGACGAGAAGCCCTTTGCTTGCGGTGAGTGCGGTAAGACCTACACTCAACGGTCTCAGCTCACGGAACACCAGAGAATCCACAGTGGAGAGAAACCCTTCCAGTGTCCTGAGTGCCACAAAAGTTTCCGTCtcaaaggaaatctgaaaagcCACCTGCTCCAGCACAGTGACAAAAAGCCATTCTCCTGCGTTAAATGTGGCAAAAGTTTCACTCAGCAGTACAGGCTCACCGAACACATTCGAGTCCATAGTGGGGAGAAGCCTTTCCAGTGTCCCGAGTGTGACAAGAGCTACTGCATAAGGGGAAGCTTGAAGGTCCATTTGCATACGCATAGTGGAGAGAAGCCCTTCAGGTGCTCGGAATGTGGCAAGGGGTTCCTCCAGAAGAGAAGTCTGAAGACCCATCTGCACCATCACAGAGGGGAGAGgcctttttcttgtgatgaatgTGGAAGGAGCTTTACGTACATGGGGGCCCTCAACACTCATGTTGGAGTACATGCCAAGGAGGAGCCCTTCGGTGTCTAG